Genomic segment of Tissierella sp.:
GAGCTGTAGCAGGTGAAGCAGCAGTTCCTTTCTTTACTATATCTGGCTCAGATTTTGTAGAAATGTTTGTAGGTGTTGGAGCCAGTCGTGTAAGAGATTTATTTGAACAAGCAAAGAAAAATGCACCTTGTATAATATTTATAGATGAAATTGATGCTGTTGGTAGAAGAAGAGGCGCTGGTGTTGGTGGAGGTCATGATGAAAGGGAGCAAACTCTAAATCAACTTTTAGTTGAGATGGATGGATTTGCTACTAATGAAGGAATAATAGTTATGGCAGCAACTAATAGAGCTGATATACTTGATCCTGCCTTACTAAGACCAGGTAGATTTGACAGAACTATTTATGTTGGATTACCAGATGTGAAAGGTAGAGAAGCAATACTTGAAGTTCACACAAAGAATAAACCATTAGATCCAGAAGTAAATTTACAAGTAGTAGCGAAAAGAACTGTAGGTTTTACGCCAGCAGATTTAGAAAACCTTGTTAATGAAGCTGCTATATTAACAGCCAGATTTAATTTGAAATCCATTCCCATGGATTTAATTGAAGAGGCATCTATTAAAGTTCAAGCTGGACCAGAGAAGAAATCTAAAGTTGTAAGTGAGAAAGAAAAGAAACTAACAGCTTATCACGAAGCTGGGCATGCACTTACTTCAAGACTGACTCCTGATACAGATCCAGTTCATATGGTGACTATAATTCCTAGAGGAATGGCGGGAGGATTTACTGCTTATATACCTGAGGAAGATAGATCTTATCTAACAAAGAAACAAATGGAAAATAGATTAGTAATGCTTCTTGGTGGTAGGGTAGCAGAAGCTTTAGTATTAGAAGATATAAGTACAGGAGCTCAAAATGATATAGAGAGAGCAACTAAAATTGCAAGATCAATGGTAACTCATTATGGTATGAGTGATATACTTGGACCTATGACTTATGGTTCTGATGAAGATGAAGTCTTCGTTGGTAGAGATTTTGGTAGGGCAAGAAATTATAGTGAAGATGTGGCTGCTGCAATAGATAAAGAAATGAGAACCTTAATTGATACAGCCTATAATAAAGCAGAAGCATTATTAAATGAGAATATGGATAAACTTCATAAAGTTGCTGAAGCATTGCTAGAGAAAGAAACTATTGATGGCAAAGAGTTTGAAGCATTATTTATCGGAGCATAAAATAGGAGATTTTCTCCTATTTTTTTTATGTGTAAATGGAAGATTTAATTCATTTTATGCAATTTATCATTCATTTAAAGTTAATATTGAAATATATGTTGCAAAAACATACCAAGTATTACTATAATAGACTATAGATAGAAGTTTAAAAATACTTATGATAAAGAATAGGAGGTAACAAAATGTTTGATGATAAAAAGATTGATAGTATAAAATCATCTGTTGAATCTTGGGATAAGGAATCAATACAGAAATCATTGGCTAGATTTCCTGAAAGAAAAGAAAAGTTTACTACGGGTTCCAATGTTGAAGTAAACAGGCTATATACACCTATTGATATAGCTGATATGGATTATAATGAGGATTTGGGATTCCCAGGTGAGTATCCATTTACTAGAGGCGTTCAATCTACTATGTATAGAGGTAGACTTTGGACTATGAGACAATATGCAGGATTTGCATCTGCTGAGGAGTCAAATCAGAGATATAAATATTTACTAGATCAAGGACAGACTGGTCTTAGTGTTGCTTTTGACTTACCAACACAAATTGGATATGATTCTGATGATGGCTTATCAGAAGGTGAAGTTGGCAAGGTGGGAGTTGCCATTGACTCATTAAAGGATATGGAAGTGCTATTTGCTGGAATTCCATTAGATAAAGTTAGTACATCCATGACAATAAACGCACCAGCATCTGTTTTATTAGCAATGTATATTGCAGTTGCAGAAAAACAAGGAGTTTCAAGGGAAAAATTAAGAGGAACAATACAAAATGATATTTTGAAAGAATACATAGCAAGAGGAACTTATATTTTTCCACCAGCAGAATCTATGAGACTAATAACAAATATTTTCGAGTATTGCTCAAAGGAAGTGCCACAATGGAACACTATAAGTATCAGTGGTTATCATATAAGAGAAGCAGGTTCTACTGCTGCACAAGAGGTTGCATTTACTTTAGCAGATGGAATTGCATATGTAGAGGCAGCAATTAAAGCAGGACTTGATGTAGATGATTTTGCTCCAAGATTATCATTCTTCTTCAATGCTCACAATGATTTATTAGAAGAAGTTGCAAAATATAGAGCTGCAAGAAGACTATGGGCGAAGATAATGAAAGAAAGATTTAATGCAAAATCTGCAAAATCAATGCAACTAAAATTCCATACACAAACAGCTGGTTCTACATTAACAGCTCAGCAACCAGATAATAATATAATTAGAGTTACAATTCAAACTTTAGCAGCAGTTCTTGGGGGGACTCAGTCACTTCATACAAATTCAAGAGATGAGGCTCTTGCATTACCTACAGAAGATTCTGTAAGAATTGCTTTAAAAACTCAACAAATAGTAGCTCATGAATCTGGAGTAACTGAAACAATAGATCCACTAGCAGGATCATATTATATAGAAAGCTTGACTAATAGCATTGAAGAAGAAGCTATGAAGTATATTGAAACAATAGATGAGTTAGGTGGATCACCTAAGGCTATTGAAAAAGGATATATTCAAAAAGAAATTCAAAATGCTGCTTATAAATATCAAATGGAAGTAGAATCATTAGATAGGATAGTAGTCGGAGTAAACAAGTACCAAATTGAAGAAACTGATAAAAAGGAACTACTAAGAGTAGACAAATCAGTTGAAATCAATCAAAGAGAAAAATTGAAAGTATTAAGATCTGAAAGAAATAATGAAGAAGTTGAGAGAAACTTAGTTATACTAAAAGAAAAAGCTCAATCTGATGAAAATTTAATGCCATATATATTAGATGCAGTTAAATCATATGCAACTCTTGGAGAAGTTTGTAATGTTCTGCGTGAAGTATTTGGAGAATATCAACAATCAGTAATACTATAATACAGTGAAAAGTGAATAACTAATAATTAAAAAGATTCATATCTTTTAGTTTCTAAACTATTCACTTTTCACTATGAGTTATTCACTAAATAATTGAGGGAGGATTATAATTATGGATAGACCAATTAGAGTGTTGGTAGCGAAACCAGGACTTGATGGACATGATAGAGGAGCAAAGGTAATTGCAAGATCTCTTAGAGATGCTGGCATGGAAGTTATATATACAGGTTTAAGACAAACACCTGAGCAAATAGTAGCTGCTGCAATCCAAGAGGATGTTGATGTAGTAGCCATGAGTATATTATCAGGAGCACATAATCATTTATTTCCAAAGGTAGTGAATCTGCTTAAAGAAGAAGGGGTAGATGATATGCTTATACTTGGTGGAGGAGTTATTCCAGAAGATGACATACCATTTCTTATTGAATCTGGCATAGAAGCAGTATTTACTCCAGGAACATCAACTAAGGATGTAGTAGATTTTGTTACTAACAACCTTAAAAGATAATTTAGGTGGTGCTTTATTTGAACTTAGAGGAACAACTATTAAAGGGTAGTAAAAGGGCCTGTGCTAGACTTATTACCATGATAGAAAACAATGACAAGGAAGCAATTGATATATTAAAGAAATTGTTCTATAAATCAGGAAATGCTTATGTAATTGGTATAACTGGTCCTCCAGGATCAGGTAAATCAACTTTAACTGATAAATTAACTAAAGAGCTTAGGAAAGCAGGCAAAAAGGTTGGTATTGTAGCTATTGATCCTACA
This window contains:
- the ftsH gene encoding ATP-dependent zinc metalloprotease FtsH, whose amino-acid sequence is MRKFFKDISVYLLIVIVIMFFVSTLGNNVEEIKTVDVTELVGHLNNDRVESITMVGKEVQGKLRDKTQFTTILPDEMRYTFYSDYLKDLVDSNQINYSGKLEPTTPWFISAIPTILMILVFVVFWFVFMQQSQGGGGGGKVMSFGKSRARMHKEEDGKLVTFGEVAGLEEEKEELKEIVDFLRAPRKYIEIGARIPTGVLLVGPPGTGKTYLSRAVAGEAAVPFFTISGSDFVEMFVGVGASRVRDLFEQAKKNAPCIIFIDEIDAVGRRRGAGVGGGHDEREQTLNQLLVEMDGFATNEGIIVMAATNRADILDPALLRPGRFDRTIYVGLPDVKGREAILEVHTKNKPLDPEVNLQVVAKRTVGFTPADLENLVNEAAILTARFNLKSIPMDLIEEASIKVQAGPEKKSKVVSEKEKKLTAYHEAGHALTSRLTPDTDPVHMVTIIPRGMAGGFTAYIPEEDRSYLTKKQMENRLVMLLGGRVAEALVLEDISTGAQNDIERATKIARSMVTHYGMSDILGPMTYGSDEDEVFVGRDFGRARNYSEDVAAAIDKEMRTLIDTAYNKAEALLNENMDKLHKVAEALLEKETIDGKEFEALFIGA
- a CDS encoding methylmalonyl-CoA mutase family protein encodes the protein MFDDKKIDSIKSSVESWDKESIQKSLARFPERKEKFTTGSNVEVNRLYTPIDIADMDYNEDLGFPGEYPFTRGVQSTMYRGRLWTMRQYAGFASAEESNQRYKYLLDQGQTGLSVAFDLPTQIGYDSDDGLSEGEVGKVGVAIDSLKDMEVLFAGIPLDKVSTSMTINAPASVLLAMYIAVAEKQGVSREKLRGTIQNDILKEYIARGTYIFPPAESMRLITNIFEYCSKEVPQWNTISISGYHIREAGSTAAQEVAFTLADGIAYVEAAIKAGLDVDDFAPRLSFFFNAHNDLLEEVAKYRAARRLWAKIMKERFNAKSAKSMQLKFHTQTAGSTLTAQQPDNNIIRVTIQTLAAVLGGTQSLHTNSRDEALALPTEDSVRIALKTQQIVAHESGVTETIDPLAGSYYIESLTNSIEEEAMKYIETIDELGGSPKAIEKGYIQKEIQNAAYKYQMEVESLDRIVVGVNKYQIEETDKKELLRVDKSVEINQREKLKVLRSERNNEEVERNLVILKEKAQSDENLMPYILDAVKSYATLGEVCNVLREVFGEYQQSVIL
- a CDS encoding cobalamin B12-binding domain-containing protein, yielding MDRPIRVLVAKPGLDGHDRGAKVIARSLRDAGMEVIYTGLRQTPEQIVAAAIQEDVDVVAMSILSGAHNHLFPKVVNLLKEEGVDDMLILGGGVIPEDDIPFLIESGIEAVFTPGTSTKDVVDFVTNNLKR